One segment of Syngnathus scovelli strain Florida chromosome 6, RoL_Ssco_1.2, whole genome shotgun sequence DNA contains the following:
- the phf21ab gene encoding PHD finger protein 21A isoform X4, with product MLQLDAFPTGDGVQADPSAERLTASMMELQTLQEALKVEIQIHQKLVAQMKQDPQNADLKKQLHELQAKITALSEKQKKVVEQLRKELLVKQEPEAKVQLQVHAPPVGGDVKPTNLVQTQQISGGLQQTLTVTPVLTTKTLPLVLKAAATPSLPGSILPQRPATVTMVTTAISKADSHNAPINLQVAGKLSAHSLEPVRLVSKNAMLQVRPKPALPANVPIAPAPPPPMMAAPQLLQRPVMLATKLSPSLSSAAPIHQLRIVNGQPCVKTGSAPLTGIVIAAPTTAACLASPARAPDPASVPTQPPQMGGVTAEPKTVKVGGAAEHKMTVTLPSSSTPSLSPPPRPKKEESPEKLAFMVSLGLVTHDHLEEIQSKRQERKRRTTANPVYSGAVFEPERKKSAVSYLNSPLHLGTRKRANDDSFSKGDIHEDFCTVCRRSGQLLMCDTCSRVYHLDCLEPPLKSIPKGMWICPKCQDQILKKEEAIPWPGTLAIVHSYIAYKEAKEEEKQKLIKWSAELRLEREQLEQQVKQLSNSITKCMETKNGILACQKEMHLSLDKVKHLVRLIQAFNFNQSASDSNGRDGRVQDITAAPPEAEPASPQVEPAATEAEGGDAGESEEAGEQVPERSETAAAADADRQGGLAQAPDDRGGANSENNVRAEDETVASPWVEEAASSEAPPHAANGTAALTRLSPADAAEDKTAAAGPPETWDKQDISDSNDKTSEPSQHCLPAE from the exons ATGCTTCAGTTGGATGCTTTTCCCACCGGAGACGGCGTTCAG gctgatccatcagctgaaagACTGACTGCGTCAATGATGGAATTACAGACGTTGCAGGAGGCTTTGAAGGTGGAGATCCAGATCCATCAG AAATTGGTGGCCCAGATGAAACAGGACCCTCAG AATGCTGATCTGAAGAAGCAACTTCATGAACTTCAGGCAAAGATCACTGCGCTGAGTGAGAAGCAG AAAAAGGTGGTGGAGCAGTTGAGAAAAGAGCTACTGGTCAAGCAAGAACCAGAAGCCAAAGTGCAGCTGCAGGTCCACGCGCCTCCTGTAGGGGGCGACGTCAAGCCCACCAACCTGGTGCAGACTCAGCAGATATCTGGAGGACTTCAGCAG ACGCTGACGGTTACGCCGGTCCTCACGACCAAGACGCTACCTCTAGTGCTGAAAGCTGCGGCCACGCCTTCTTTGCCCGGTTCCATCCTGCCCCAACGCCCGGCCACCGTCACCATGGTAACCACCGCCATCTCCAAAGCCGACTCGCACAATGCCCCCATCAACCTGCAGGTGGCGGGCAAACTGAGCGCTCACAGCTTGGAGCCGGTGAGGCTGGTTTCCAAGAACGCCATGCTG CAGGTCAGACCAAAGCCCGCCTTGCCCGCTAACGTCCCCATCGCTCCCGCCCCTCCCCCGCCCATGATGGCGGCGCCCCAGCTGCTGCAAAGGCCCGTCATGTTGGCCACCAAGCTGTCGCCTTCGCTGTCGTCCGCCGCGCCCATTCACCAGCTGCGCATCGTCAACGGACAGCCCTGCGTCAAGACGGGCTCCGCCCCTTTGACCGGCATCGTTATCGCCGCGCCCACCACAGCCGCCTGCCTGGCCAGCCCCGCCCGGGCGCCCGACCCTGCCTCCGTCCCCACCCAGCCGCCCCAGATGGGTGGCGTGACTGCTGAACCCAAG ACTGTTAAAGTGGGCGGCGCAGCCGAGCACAAGATGACGGTCACGCTCCCCTCTTCGTCGACTCCGTCCTTGTCTCCGCCTCCCAGGCCCAAGAAGGAGGAGAGTCCGGAG AAACTGGCCTTCATGGTGTCCTTGGGTCTGGTGACGCATGACCACCTGGAAG AGATTCAGAGCAAAAGgcaggagaggaagaggagaacgaCGGCCAACCCGGTCTACAGCGGTGCCGTGTTTGAGCCTGAG AGGAAAAAGAGCGCTGTGAGTTACCTGAACAGCCCTCTGCACCTGGGGACCCGGAAGAGAG CCAACGACGACTCCTTTTCCAAG GGAGACATCCATGAGGACTTCTGCACTGTGTGCAGACGCAGTGGCCAGTTGCTCATGTGCGACACGTGTTCTCGTGTCTATCACCTGGACTGCCTGGAACCGCCCCTGAAAAGCATTCCTAAAGGCATGTGGATCTGTCCCAAATGCCAAGATCAG ATCCTCAAGAAAGAAGAAGCCATTCCTTGGCCTGGAACGTTGGCCATCGTCCACTCCTACATCGCCTACAAAGAAG CGAAAGAAGAAGAGAAGCAGAAGCTCATCAAGTGGAGCGCAGAGCTGCGACTGGAGCGTGAGCAGCTGGAACAACAAGTCAAGCAGCTCAGCAACTCCATCACG AAGTGTATGGAGACCAAGAATGGCATCCTGGCTTGCCAGAAGGAGATGCACCTGTCCCTGGACAAGGTCAAACATCTGGTCCGCCTCATTCAGGCCTTCAACTTCAACCAGTCGGCGTCCGACTCCAACGGCAGGGACGGCCGAGTCCAAGACATCACGGCGGCGCCGCCCGAAGCCGAGCCGGCCTCGCCTCAAGTCGAGCCGGCTGCGACCGAGGCGGAGGGCGGCGACGCAGGTGAGAGCGAAGAAGCCGGTGAGCAGGTGCCGGAGAGGAGCgagaccgccgccgccgcggatGCCGACCGTCAGGGTGGCCTTGCGCAGGCCCCGGATGATAGGGGAGGAGCTAACTCAGAAAACAACGTCCGGGCGGAGGACGAGACTGTTGCGTCCCCGTGGGTGGAAGAGGCGGCCTCCTCGGAAGCGCCGCCGCACGCCGCCAACGGTACGGCCGCGTTGACGCGTCTTTCCCCCGCCGACGCCGCCGAGGACAAGACGGCCGCCGCCGGCCCCCCGGAAACGTGGGACAAACAGGACATCAGCGACAGCAACGACAAAACCTCAGAACCCTCCCAGCATTGTTTGCCAGCCGAGTGA
- the phf21ab gene encoding PHD finger protein 21A isoform X6 yields the protein MLQLDAFPTGDGVQADPSAERLTASMMELQTLQEALKVEIQIHQKLVAQMKQDPQNADLKKQLHELQAKITALSEKQKKVVEQLRKELLVKQEPEAKVQLQVHAPPVGGDVKPTNLVQTQQISGGLQQTLTVTPVLTTKTLPLVLKAAATPSLPGSILPQRPATVTMVTTAISKADSHNAPINLQVAGKLSAHSLEPVRLVSKNAMLVRPKPALPANVPIAPAPPPPMMAAPQLLQRPVMLATKLSPSLSSAAPIHQLRIVNGQPCVKTGSAPLTGIVIAAPTTAACLASPARAPDPASVPTQPPQMGGVTAEPKTVKVGGAAEHKMTVTLPSSSTPSLSPPPRPKKEESPEKLAFMVSLGLVTHDHLEEIQSKRQERKRRTTANPVYSGAVFEPERKKSAVSYLNSPLHLGTRKRANDDSFSKILKKEEAIPWPGTLAIVHSYIAYKEAKEEEKQKLIKWSAELRLEREQLEQQVKQLSNSITKCMETKNGILACQKEMHLSLDKVKHLVRLIQAFNFNQSASDSNGRDGRVQDITAAPPEAEPASPQVEPAATEAEGGDAGESEEAGEQVPERSETAAAADADRQGGLAQAPDDRGGANSENNVRAEDETVASPWVEEAASSEAPPHAANGTAALTRLSPADAAEDKTAAAGPPETWDKQDISDSNDKTSEPSQHCLPAE from the exons ATGCTTCAGTTGGATGCTTTTCCCACCGGAGACGGCGTTCAG gctgatccatcagctgaaagACTGACTGCGTCAATGATGGAATTACAGACGTTGCAGGAGGCTTTGAAGGTGGAGATCCAGATCCATCAG AAATTGGTGGCCCAGATGAAACAGGACCCTCAG AATGCTGATCTGAAGAAGCAACTTCATGAACTTCAGGCAAAGATCACTGCGCTGAGTGAGAAGCAG AAAAAGGTGGTGGAGCAGTTGAGAAAAGAGCTACTGGTCAAGCAAGAACCAGAAGCCAAAGTGCAGCTGCAGGTCCACGCGCCTCCTGTAGGGGGCGACGTCAAGCCCACCAACCTGGTGCAGACTCAGCAGATATCTGGAGGACTTCAGCAG ACGCTGACGGTTACGCCGGTCCTCACGACCAAGACGCTACCTCTAGTGCTGAAAGCTGCGGCCACGCCTTCTTTGCCCGGTTCCATCCTGCCCCAACGCCCGGCCACCGTCACCATGGTAACCACCGCCATCTCCAAAGCCGACTCGCACAATGCCCCCATCAACCTGCAGGTGGCGGGCAAACTGAGCGCTCACAGCTTGGAGCCGGTGAGGCTGGTTTCCAAGAACGCCATGCTG GTCAGACCAAAGCCCGCCTTGCCCGCTAACGTCCCCATCGCTCCCGCCCCTCCCCCGCCCATGATGGCGGCGCCCCAGCTGCTGCAAAGGCCCGTCATGTTGGCCACCAAGCTGTCGCCTTCGCTGTCGTCCGCCGCGCCCATTCACCAGCTGCGCATCGTCAACGGACAGCCCTGCGTCAAGACGGGCTCCGCCCCTTTGACCGGCATCGTTATCGCCGCGCCCACCACAGCCGCCTGCCTGGCCAGCCCCGCCCGGGCGCCCGACCCTGCCTCCGTCCCCACCCAGCCGCCCCAGATGGGTGGCGTGACTGCTGAACCCAAG ACTGTTAAAGTGGGCGGCGCAGCCGAGCACAAGATGACGGTCACGCTCCCCTCTTCGTCGACTCCGTCCTTGTCTCCGCCTCCCAGGCCCAAGAAGGAGGAGAGTCCGGAG AAACTGGCCTTCATGGTGTCCTTGGGTCTGGTGACGCATGACCACCTGGAAG AGATTCAGAGCAAAAGgcaggagaggaagaggagaacgaCGGCCAACCCGGTCTACAGCGGTGCCGTGTTTGAGCCTGAG AGGAAAAAGAGCGCTGTGAGTTACCTGAACAGCCCTCTGCACCTGGGGACCCGGAAGAGAG CCAACGACGACTCCTTTTCCAAG ATCCTCAAGAAAGAAGAAGCCATTCCTTGGCCTGGAACGTTGGCCATCGTCCACTCCTACATCGCCTACAAAGAAG CGAAAGAAGAAGAGAAGCAGAAGCTCATCAAGTGGAGCGCAGAGCTGCGACTGGAGCGTGAGCAGCTGGAACAACAAGTCAAGCAGCTCAGCAACTCCATCACG AAGTGTATGGAGACCAAGAATGGCATCCTGGCTTGCCAGAAGGAGATGCACCTGTCCCTGGACAAGGTCAAACATCTGGTCCGCCTCATTCAGGCCTTCAACTTCAACCAGTCGGCGTCCGACTCCAACGGCAGGGACGGCCGAGTCCAAGACATCACGGCGGCGCCGCCCGAAGCCGAGCCGGCCTCGCCTCAAGTCGAGCCGGCTGCGACCGAGGCGGAGGGCGGCGACGCAGGTGAGAGCGAAGAAGCCGGTGAGCAGGTGCCGGAGAGGAGCgagaccgccgccgccgcggatGCCGACCGTCAGGGTGGCCTTGCGCAGGCCCCGGATGATAGGGGAGGAGCTAACTCAGAAAACAACGTCCGGGCGGAGGACGAGACTGTTGCGTCCCCGTGGGTGGAAGAGGCGGCCTCCTCGGAAGCGCCGCCGCACGCCGCCAACGGTACGGCCGCGTTGACGCGTCTTTCCCCCGCCGACGCCGCCGAGGACAAGACGGCCGCCGCCGGCCCCCCGGAAACGTGGGACAAACAGGACATCAGCGACAGCAACGACAAAACCTCAGAACCCTCCCAGCATTGTTTGCCAGCCGAGTGA